The Exiguobacterium mexicanum genome includes a window with the following:
- the atpG gene encoding ATP synthase F1 subunit gamma, which yields MASLREIQMRITSTQSTKQITKAMNMVSASKLNRAQGSNANFKPYMTKLQEVISSIAGGTSGATHPMLQVRPVKRTGYIVITSDRGLAGGYNASVLRDVYRELKAKHGSTDEYRLYVIGKVGVQFFKARNIPVYSAMTGLNDQPSFVEVAEIVKQTVGAFSEGEIDELKLCYNSFISVISQEVKIDRLLPLGNIEQTASNVMYEYEPEEETILAALLPRYAEGLIYGALLDAKVSEHAARMTAMSNATDNADELIRGLKLKFNRARQAAITQEITEIVGGAAALE from the coding sequence ATGGCATCATTACGTGAGATCCAGATGCGGATCACCTCGACCCAAAGCACGAAGCAAATCACGAAAGCGATGAACATGGTGTCGGCCTCGAAATTGAACCGCGCTCAAGGGAGCAACGCCAACTTCAAGCCGTACATGACCAAGTTGCAGGAAGTCATCTCGTCGATTGCCGGCGGTACTTCAGGCGCAACACACCCGATGCTTCAAGTCCGTCCCGTTAAACGGACCGGCTATATCGTCATCACGTCAGACCGCGGACTTGCTGGTGGATACAACGCCAGCGTCCTTCGTGACGTGTATCGCGAGTTGAAAGCCAAACACGGTTCAACAGACGAATACCGTCTGTACGTGATCGGGAAGGTCGGCGTTCAGTTCTTCAAGGCCCGTAACATTCCGGTGTACAGTGCCATGACAGGACTCAACGACCAGCCATCATTCGTTGAAGTCGCAGAGATCGTCAAACAGACGGTCGGCGCGTTCAGTGAAGGCGAGATTGATGAATTGAAGCTTTGCTACAACTCATTCATCTCTGTCATCAGCCAAGAAGTGAAGATCGATCGATTGCTTCCGCTTGGGAATATCGAACAGACCGCATCTAATGTGATGTATGAATACGAACCAGAAGAAGAAACGATCTTAGCAGCGCTCCTCCCGCGTTACGCGGAAGGACTCATCTACGGCGCGCTCCTCGATGCGAAAGTATCGGAGCACGCGGCTCGGATGACGGCGATGTCGAACGCGACGGACAACGCGGATGAACTCATCCGTGGACTCAAGCTCAAGTTCAACCGCGCGCGTCAAGCGGCGATCACACAAGAAATCACAGAGATTGTCGGAGGTGCGGCTGCGCTTGAATAA
- a CDS encoding F0F1 ATP synthase subunit delta — translation MNTSLAKRYAKALFDLAREQGTLDQVEAEVRLLDEVLHATPELTDLLTNPAISDSELAQLLTHSFGDMTDIVLNTLLVMVENDRASEVRGLSRYVLDYINDYRGIAEGFVTSAYPLSATELKEVELVFGQKMNKTLQLKNVVDEDVIGGLRVQIGYTTYDDTIENKLTRLERELLNA, via the coding sequence ATGAACACATCGTTAGCAAAACGCTATGCCAAAGCGCTCTTCGACTTAGCGCGGGAACAAGGCACGCTCGACCAAGTCGAAGCGGAAGTGCGTCTGCTCGATGAAGTGCTCCACGCGACTCCTGAACTCACGGATCTCTTAACGAATCCGGCAATCAGTGACAGCGAGCTTGCACAGCTTTTAACACATAGCTTTGGTGACATGACAGATATCGTGCTCAACACACTTCTCGTCATGGTCGAAAACGACCGTGCGAGCGAAGTTCGCGGCTTGTCGCGCTACGTCCTTGATTACATCAACGACTACCGTGGCATCGCCGAAGGGTTCGTCACGAGTGCTTACCCGTTGTCGGCAACAGAGTTGAAAGAAGTCGAACTCGTCTTCGGTCAGAAGATGAACAAGACGCTTCAATTGAAGAACGTCGTCGATGAAGACGTCATCGGTGGACTCCGTGTCCAGATCGGCTACACGACGTATGATGACACAATCGAAAACAAACTAACACGCCTCGAGCGTGAATTGTTGAATGCGTAA
- the atpF gene encoding F0F1 ATP synthase subunit B codes for MDTMMIAAGAGGEGLRILDMIFTLFTFLVLLALLKKFAWGPLLGMMRQREEYVANEIELAEKSRKDAETYVVEQRDALSAARTESKEMLDSSRRQAEAEQARLVEQARLEAEQIKIEAGKAIERERELAKQSLQTEVVTQALSAARHVLQSDLKGDEVKQRALVTDFLSKAKGAN; via the coding sequence ATGGATACGATGATGATTGCAGCTGGTGCTGGCGGCGAAGGCCTCCGCATCCTGGATATGATCTTTACACTTTTCACATTCCTCGTACTCTTGGCCCTGTTGAAGAAATTTGCTTGGGGACCACTCCTTGGAATGATGAGACAGCGTGAAGAGTATGTAGCGAACGAAATTGAGCTCGCTGAAAAGAGCCGCAAAGATGCGGAAACATATGTAGTCGAACAACGTGACGCGCTCAGCGCCGCACGTACAGAATCGAAAGAAATGCTTGATTCAAGCCGTCGTCAAGCAGAAGCGGAACAAGCACGCTTGGTGGAGCAGGCGCGTTTGGAAGCCGAACAAATCAAGATCGAGGCGGGTAAAGCGATCGAACGTGAGCGTGAGCTCGCGAAGCAATCGCTCCAGACCGAAGTCGTCACACAGGCGCTCTCGGCCGCACGCCACGTCCTTCAGTCAGACCTTAAAGGCGACGAAGTGAAACAACGTGCCCTCGTTACAGACTTCCTGTCTAAAGCGAAAGGTGCTAACTGA
- the atpE gene encoding F0F1 ATP synthase subunit C, with translation MNLLATALVIGLGALAAGIGNGLIVYGTVQGQARQPELKNELRQTMFIGIGLVEALPIIGVAVGFLLLNS, from the coding sequence ATGAATCTTCTCGCAACAGCACTCGTTATCGGTCTTGGAGCACTCGCGGCTGGTATCGGTAACGGTCTCATCGTATACGGAACAGTACAAGGACAAGCACGTCAGCCAGAACTCAAAAACGAACTTCGTCAAACAATGTTCATCGGTATCGGTTTGGTTGAAGCCCTCCCGATCATCGGTGTGGCTGTCGGTTTCCTTCTCCTCAACTCTTGA
- a CDS encoding RNA-guided endonuclease InsQ/TnpB family protein: protein MSQTLTVNIKLHPTKAQRSILERMMDTYIRTANQLVAAMVQARESLNLTSKHVTADLPSAVKNQAIQDAKSMFKRAKKKDFQVVPVLKRPYCTWNNQNYSFDFESVSLPIIIDGKVKKTAIRADMVDPDNRNATLLANKLGTLRITKKSNKWIAQIAVTIRTTEKTGTNVLGVDLGLKVPAVASTGCDKARFFGNGRENKYMKRKFRAKRKELGQKKKLKAIKKLDNKEQRWMRDKDHKVSREIVDFAKENHISVIRLERLANIRQTARTSRKNNKNLHTWSFYRLATFIEYKAKLEGIKVEYVNPAYTSQTCPSCGSRNKAKDRTYSCSCGFKKHRDLVDAMNIRYAPVVDGDSQPA, encoded by the coding sequence GTGTCGCAGACATTGACCGTGAACATCAAGCTCCATCCGACGAAAGCGCAACGATCAATCTTGGAGCGGATGATGGACACCTACATCCGCACGGCGAACCAGCTCGTCGCGGCCATGGTGCAGGCCCGAGAGAGCTTGAATCTGACGAGCAAACATGTCACGGCGGACCTGCCGAGCGCCGTCAAGAACCAGGCCATCCAGGACGCGAAGAGCATGTTCAAGAGGGCGAAGAAGAAGGACTTCCAGGTCGTCCCGGTCCTCAAGAGGCCGTACTGCACCTGGAACAACCAGAACTACTCGTTCGACTTCGAGTCGGTCTCCCTCCCGATCATCATCGACGGGAAGGTGAAGAAGACGGCCATCCGCGCCGACATGGTCGACCCGGACAACCGGAACGCCACGCTCCTCGCCAACAAGCTCGGGACGCTCCGCATCACGAAGAAGTCGAACAAATGGATCGCCCAGATCGCCGTCACGATCCGCACGACGGAGAAGACGGGCACCAACGTGCTCGGGGTGGACCTCGGCCTGAAAGTCCCTGCCGTCGCGTCCACGGGCTGCGACAAAGCGCGGTTCTTCGGGAACGGGCGCGAGAACAAGTATATGAAGCGCAAGTTCCGGGCGAAACGGAAAGAGCTCGGTCAAAAGAAGAAACTGAAGGCGATCAAGAAACTGGACAACAAAGAACAGCGCTGGATGCGAGACAAGGATCACAAGGTGAGCCGTGAAATCGTCGACTTCGCGAAAGAGAACCACATCTCTGTCATCCGCCTCGAAAGACTGGCGAACATCCGACAGACGGCAAGAACAAGCCGTAAAAACAATAAGAACCTGCACACCTGGTCGTTCTATCGCTTAGCAACATTCATCGAATACAAGGCGAAGTTAGAAGGAATCAAGGTCGAATATGTCAACCCTGCATACACATCTCAGACATGTCCTTCTTGCGGGAGCCGAAATAAAGCGAAAGATCGAACATATTCGTGTTCATGCGGATTCAAGAAGCATAGAGATTTAGTCGATGCGATGAACATCCGATACGCACCTGTGGTTGATGGTGACAGTCAACCAGCCTGA
- the atpD gene encoding F0F1 ATP synthase subunit beta, producing the protein MNEYGMKGRVVAVMGPVIDVKFDNHLPNIYNALKVTHVAESAQDVSVDLTLEVAIHLGDDTVRTIAMDSTDGVRRGMEVLDLGSPISVPVGEETLGRVFNVLGNPIDDKEVSPTVRRSPIHRLAPTFDELSTKVEILETGIKVVDLLAPYIKGGKIGLFGGAGVGKTVLIQELINNIAQEHSGISVFAGVGERTREGNDLFHEMTDSGVIKQTAMVFGQMNEPPGARLRVALTGLTMAEYFRDEQGQDVLLFVDNIFRFTQAGSEVSALLGRMPSAVGYQPTLATEMGMLQERITSTAKGSVTSIQAVYVPADDYTDPAPATTFAHLDATTNLERRLSEMGIYPAVDPLASTSRALSPDIVGPEHYEVARNVQQTLQRYKELQDIIAILGMDELSEDDKLTVHRARRIQFFLSQNFHVAEQFTGQKGSYVPVKETVRGFKEILDGKHDDLPEDAFRLVGPIEDVIEKAKTLV; encoded by the coding sequence ATGAACGAATACGGCATGAAAGGCCGCGTAGTCGCAGTCATGGGCCCAGTTATCGACGTTAAGTTCGACAACCACTTACCGAACATCTACAACGCCCTCAAAGTCACGCATGTGGCTGAATCGGCGCAAGATGTCAGTGTCGACTTGACGCTCGAGGTGGCGATTCACCTTGGGGATGACACGGTCCGTACGATTGCGATGGACTCAACGGACGGCGTTCGCCGCGGCATGGAAGTACTTGACTTAGGTTCACCGATTTCAGTACCGGTCGGAGAAGAGACGCTCGGTCGTGTCTTCAACGTACTTGGTAACCCGATTGACGATAAAGAAGTATCACCGACTGTCCGTCGGTCACCGATTCACCGTCTCGCACCGACGTTCGATGAATTGTCGACAAAAGTTGAGATCTTGGAAACAGGGATTAAAGTCGTCGACCTTCTCGCACCTTACATCAAAGGTGGTAAAATCGGCCTCTTCGGTGGTGCCGGTGTAGGTAAAACCGTTCTCATCCAGGAACTTATCAACAACATCGCGCAAGAGCACAGCGGGATTTCTGTATTCGCAGGAGTCGGCGAGCGTACGCGTGAAGGAAATGACTTGTTCCACGAGATGACGGACTCAGGCGTTATCAAGCAAACGGCGATGGTCTTCGGTCAGATGAACGAGCCACCGGGCGCGCGTCTTCGCGTAGCCTTGACGGGTCTTACAATGGCAGAATACTTCCGCGATGAGCAAGGACAAGACGTTCTTCTCTTCGTCGATAACATCTTCCGTTTCACACAGGCAGGTTCGGAAGTTTCGGCCCTTCTCGGTCGGATGCCATCTGCCGTAGGTTACCAACCGACACTCGCAACGGAAATGGGTATGCTTCAAGAGCGGATCACGTCAACAGCTAAAGGATCGGTTACATCGATTCAAGCCGTATACGTACCAGCCGATGACTATACTGACCCGGCTCCAGCGACAACGTTCGCTCACCTTGATGCAACGACTAACTTGGAGCGTCGCCTTTCGGAGATGGGGATTTACCCAGCCGTTGACCCGCTCGCATCGACTTCACGTGCCCTCTCGCCTGACATCGTCGGACCAGAGCACTACGAAGTAGCCCGTAACGTCCAGCAGACGCTTCAACGTTACAAAGAGCTTCAAGATATCATCGCAATCCTCGGTATGGACGAGTTGTCTGAAGACGATAAGCTCACGGTTCACCGTGCACGTCGCATTCAGTTCTTCTTGTCACAAAACTTCCACGTGGCTGAGCAGTTCACAGGCCAAAAAGGTTCGTACGTACCAGTTAAAGAGACAGTTCGCGGCTTCAAAGAGATCCTCGATGGTAAACACGATGATCTTCCAGAAGATGCATTCCGTCTCGTTGGTCCAATCGAAGACGTCATCGAAAAAGCGAAGACGTTGGTCTAA
- a CDS encoding F0F1 ATP synthase subunit epsilon, whose amino-acid sequence MNTLHVNVVTPDGAAYEGEARMVVAKSVTGELGILPKHIPMVTPLDISVLKLRHEDGGRTLIALSGGFMEVRPDTVTILAETAEMADKIDYDRASAAKVRAERRLQDTKLSDLEFRRAELALKKAINRLSIRDIKE is encoded by the coding sequence ATGAATACTCTTCACGTCAACGTCGTCACCCCGGATGGTGCAGCCTATGAGGGCGAGGCACGGATGGTCGTCGCAAAATCGGTGACTGGTGAACTCGGTATCTTACCGAAACACATCCCGATGGTGACACCGCTCGACATCTCAGTTCTCAAACTGCGCCACGAAGATGGTGGACGCACGCTGATCGCACTCAGCGGCGGTTTCATGGAAGTTCGTCCCGACACGGTGACGATCTTAGCTGAAACAGCCGAAATGGCGGATAAAATCGACTACGACCGCGCTTCTGCGGCGAAAGTTCGTGCCGAGCGTCGTCTCCAAGACACGAAGCTCTCGGACCTCGAATTCCGTCGCGCGGAGCTCGCGCTCAAAAAAGCGATCAACCGCTTGAGCATTCGCGATATCAAAGAATAA
- a CDS encoding EAL and HDOD domain-containing protein, with the protein MKVYVARQPIFDQKLRVCGYELLYRRSEKNIFEHVDDALATADVIHNAYLVFNFRELTEGTRAFINFPQNLIESEVPALLPRQTLVVEVLEHVEPTEKVLAALRSLRRKGYTIALDDFVFEEKYRPLIGLADIIKIDYQSTPIDQQKRLIDALGHRVEFLAEKIETPFEYEIAKKLGYHMFQGYFFSRPTVVHGAEVHPLRHTLVEVLKELDKPEPNFRRIASQIERSVDLSYKMLRSVNTVYQKGRHTIQSIEQAVARIGLDEMRRWSYLMLLRELQTSESKELIKQSVIRGKMMELIAAETLPQVTAFDAFITGIFSSLDVILDEEMQTLVSELPVEPIVKAALLGEDNELRGLLDTVLAYEQLTVPVEETAPDLSRYYVEAIRWSQTYDGEVNNV; encoded by the coding sequence ATGAAAGTTTATGTTGCGCGCCAACCGATTTTTGATCAGAAATTACGCGTCTGTGGCTATGAACTGTTATATCGCCGCAGCGAGAAAAATATATTTGAACATGTCGATGACGCACTCGCGACCGCCGACGTGATTCATAACGCCTATCTCGTCTTCAACTTTCGGGAGTTGACGGAAGGGACGCGGGCGTTCATCAACTTTCCGCAAAATTTGATTGAGAGCGAAGTGCCGGCTTTGTTGCCACGGCAGACACTCGTCGTCGAAGTGCTCGAACACGTCGAGCCGACAGAGAAAGTGTTGGCCGCTTTGCGCTCCTTGCGCCGGAAAGGCTATACGATTGCCCTCGACGACTTCGTGTTCGAAGAGAAGTATCGACCGCTCATCGGGCTCGCCGATATCATTAAAATCGATTATCAATCAACACCGATCGACCAACAGAAGCGGCTGATCGATGCGCTCGGGCATCGCGTCGAATTTTTAGCGGAAAAGATTGAGACGCCGTTTGAATATGAGATCGCCAAAAAACTCGGCTATCACATGTTCCAAGGCTATTTCTTCAGCCGGCCGACGGTCGTCCACGGTGCCGAGGTTCATCCGCTCCGGCATACGCTCGTCGAAGTGTTGAAAGAGCTCGACAAGCCAGAGCCGAACTTCCGCCGCATCGCGAGCCAAATCGAACGCAGTGTGGATTTGTCGTATAAGATGTTGCGTTCGGTCAACACGGTCTATCAGAAAGGTCGTCATACGATTCAATCGATTGAGCAGGCCGTCGCACGAATCGGTCTCGATGAGATGCGACGCTGGTCGTACTTGATGCTGCTTCGGGAGCTGCAGACGTCCGAATCGAAAGAATTAATTAAACAGAGTGTGATCCGGGGCAAGATGATGGAGCTGATCGCTGCCGAGACATTGCCGCAAGTGACGGCGTTCGACGCGTTCATCACCGGGATTTTCTCGTCGCTCGATGTGATTTTGGATGAGGAGATGCAGACGCTCGTCTCGGAGTTGCCGGTCGAGCCAATCGTCAAGGCAGCGCTCCTCGGAGAAGACAACGAGTTGCGGGGTTTACTCGACACGGTCCTCGCCTACGAGCAGTTGACCGTGCCTGTCGAGGAGACAGCGCCTGACTTGTCACGTTACTATGTCGAGGCGATTCGATGGAGCCAAACCTATGACGGCGAAGTGAATAATGTTTGA
- the murA gene encoding UDP-N-acetylglucosamine 1-carboxyvinyltransferase, which translates to MKDLIVVRGGRKLSGTVRVEGAKNAVLKTLVATLLASEGKSVLQNVPRLADVYTINKVLRHLGAEVAFDEANNEVTVDASGTIKDEAPLEYVRKMRASILVMGPLLARLGHARVAMPGGCSIGSRPIDLHLKGFEAMGAKTVIGNGFVEASVDGRLKGAKIYLDFPSVGATENIMMAAVLAEGTTVIENVAKEPEIVDLANFLNGMGAHVRGAGTETIRIEGVEKLHGAEHSIIPDRIEAGTFLVAGAITGGDIEVIGAEREHLRPLISKMEEMGVKFEDTSEGMRVIAPDVLKPVDVKTMPHPGFPTDIQAQMMALVLKAGGTSVITETVFENRFMHVEEFRRMNADIKIEGRSAIIKGGVRLQGAEVVSTDLRAGAALVLAGLIADEETRVGDLYHIDRGYVDFHKKLQALGADIERIQGNVEVAEEMVKN; encoded by the coding sequence ATGAAGGATTTGATTGTAGTCCGTGGAGGACGTAAATTGTCAGGTACTGTGCGTGTTGAAGGAGCTAAAAACGCCGTACTCAAAACATTGGTTGCCACTCTTTTAGCAAGCGAAGGAAAGTCGGTACTTCAAAACGTGCCGCGCCTCGCTGATGTGTACACGATTAACAAAGTACTTCGCCACCTCGGTGCAGAGGTTGCGTTTGACGAAGCGAATAACGAAGTCACTGTTGATGCGTCGGGCACAATCAAAGACGAGGCGCCGCTTGAGTACGTCCGCAAGATGCGTGCCTCGATCCTTGTCATGGGTCCTCTCCTTGCTCGTCTTGGGCATGCGCGTGTCGCAATGCCAGGCGGTTGCTCGATCGGGTCACGTCCGATTGACCTCCACTTAAAAGGCTTCGAGGCAATGGGCGCGAAGACGGTCATCGGCAACGGTTTCGTCGAAGCTTCGGTCGACGGTCGCTTGAAAGGTGCGAAGATCTACTTGGACTTCCCATCTGTCGGCGCGACAGAGAACATCATGATGGCGGCAGTCCTTGCTGAAGGAACAACGGTCATCGAGAACGTCGCCAAAGAACCTGAAATCGTCGACCTTGCCAACTTCTTGAACGGTATGGGCGCACACGTCCGCGGTGCCGGTACAGAAACGATTCGAATCGAAGGCGTGGAGAAACTCCATGGTGCCGAGCATTCAATCATCCCTGACCGCATCGAAGCCGGTACGTTCCTCGTTGCTGGAGCGATTACAGGTGGCGACATCGAAGTCATCGGCGCAGAGCGCGAGCACCTTCGCCCACTCATCTCGAAGATGGAAGAAATGGGTGTCAAGTTCGAGGATACGTCGGAAGGCATGCGTGTCATCGCACCGGATGTGTTGAAGCCGGTCGACGTGAAGACGATGCCACACCCTGGTTTCCCGACTGACATCCAAGCACAAATGATGGCGCTCGTCTTAAAAGCTGGCGGCACATCGGTCATCACCGAAACAGTGTTCGAGAACCGCTTCATGCACGTCGAAGAATTCCGCCGTATGAACGCAGACATTAAAATCGAAGGACGCTCGGCGATCATCAAAGGCGGCGTTCGCCTCCAAGGTGCTGAAGTCGTCTCGACTGACCTTCGTGCCGGTGCTGCCCTCGTCCTCGCGGGACTCATCGCGGACGAAGAGACACGCGTTGGCGATCTCTACCACATCGACCGTGGCTACGTCGACTTCCACAAGAAATTGCAAGCGCTTGGTGCTGATATCGAGCGGATCCAAGGGAACGTCGAAGTTGCCGAAGAAATGGTCAAGAACTAA
- a CDS encoding DUF1146 family protein, with product MLNTVLSLVIYVVAIYVAWWALMPVKWDRLLNQVRSPQAAVLRVLVAVVFGSLIAQFFLEYIRLAQALAPLQ from the coding sequence ATGTTGAACACCGTGTTATCGCTCGTCATTTACGTCGTAGCGATCTACGTCGCTTGGTGGGCACTCATGCCGGTCAAATGGGACCGCTTGCTCAATCAAGTGAGGAGTCCGCAAGCAGCAGTCTTGCGTGTCCTCGTGGCCGTCGTCTTCGGTTCACTGATCGCCCAGTTCTTTTTGGAGTATATCCGATTGGCCCAGGCGCTCGCACCATTACAGTAG
- the tnpA gene encoding IS200/IS605 family transposase, which yields MLHYHFVFCPRYRRKLFDDDLFERRFKEIVHDVCEGLDIHLLAIECDRDHTHLFLSALPSISPSDIMARIKGVSSKRLREEFPHLTHLTSLWTRSFFVSTAGNVSSETIKRYVEEQKTRG from the coding sequence ATGCTCCATTATCATTTCGTGTTCTGCCCGAGGTATCGCCGAAAACTGTTCGATGACGACCTGTTCGAGCGACGGTTCAAAGAGATCGTCCACGATGTCTGTGAAGGGCTCGACATCCACCTCCTCGCCATCGAGTGCGACCGGGACCACACGCATCTATTCTTATCCGCATTGCCATCCATCAGCCCGTCCGACATCATGGCGCGCATCAAAGGCGTCTCGTCGAAGCGGCTCAGGGAGGAGTTCCCGCACCTCACACATCTCACGAGCCTCTGGACGAGATCCTTCTTCGTGTCGACGGCGGGAAACGTCTCCAGCGAGACCATCAAACGTTATGTCGAGGAACAAAAGACAAGGGGATGA
- the atpA gene encoding F0F1 ATP synthase subunit alpha, with protein MTIKAEEISALLKERIASYGSEIEVSETGTVIQVGDGIARAYGLDNVMAGELVEFSNGVMGLAQNLEEGNVGIIILGDYKGIKEGDSVKRTGRIMEVPVGEALLGRVVNPLGQPIDGLGPIVTDTYNPIERKAYGVMARKSVHEPLQTGIKAIDALVPIGRGQRELIIGDRQTGKTSIAIDAIINQKEENMVCIYVAIGQKESTVRGVVETLRQNGALDYTIVVSASASQPAPLLYLAPFAGVSMGEYFMDRGQHVLVVYDDLSKQAAAYRELSLLLRRPPGREAYPGDVFYLHSRLLERAAKLNDELGGGSLTALPFIETQASDISAYIPTNVISITDGQIFLQSDLFFSGVRPAINAGLSVSRVGGSAQVKAMKKVAGTLRLDLASYRELEAFAQFGSDLDKATQAKLNRGQRTVEVLKQDLNAPLSVDKQVIIIYALTKGHLDDVPVEDIRRFEKEMNAWLDQNRADLCREIRQTGNLPADEAMVDALTEFKKTFSPSV; from the coding sequence ATGACGATCAAAGCTGAAGAAATCAGCGCCCTGCTAAAAGAGCGGATCGCTTCGTACGGTTCTGAAATCGAAGTCAGTGAGACAGGTACAGTCATTCAAGTAGGTGACGGTATCGCTCGTGCATACGGACTCGATAACGTTATGGCGGGGGAACTCGTAGAGTTCTCTAACGGCGTAATGGGCTTGGCGCAAAACTTAGAAGAAGGTAACGTCGGGATTATCATCCTTGGCGACTACAAAGGCATCAAAGAAGGCGACTCGGTAAAACGTACGGGCCGCATCATGGAAGTTCCAGTCGGTGAAGCGCTCCTCGGACGCGTCGTCAACCCGCTCGGACAACCGATCGATGGTCTCGGACCGATCGTGACGGACACATACAACCCGATCGAGCGTAAAGCTTACGGCGTTATGGCCCGTAAGTCAGTTCACGAACCGCTCCAAACTGGGATTAAGGCGATTGACGCCCTCGTACCAATCGGTCGCGGTCAGCGTGAGCTCATCATCGGTGACCGTCAAACTGGTAAGACTTCGATCGCAATCGACGCGATCATCAACCAAAAAGAAGAAAACATGGTCTGTATCTACGTCGCAATCGGTCAGAAAGAATCGACTGTCCGTGGCGTAGTTGAGACGCTCCGTCAAAACGGCGCCCTCGATTACACGATCGTTGTTTCGGCATCGGCTTCACAGCCAGCCCCACTTCTTTACCTCGCACCATTCGCTGGGGTATCGATGGGTGAGTACTTCATGGACCGCGGACAACACGTCCTCGTCGTGTATGATGACCTCTCGAAACAAGCGGCAGCTTATCGTGAGCTCTCGCTTCTTCTCCGTCGTCCTCCAGGCCGCGAAGCCTACCCAGGGGATGTCTTCTACCTCCACTCACGCCTTCTTGAGCGTGCGGCGAAGTTGAACGACGAACTCGGCGGCGGTTCATTGACAGCACTTCCGTTCATCGAGACACAAGCGTCGGATATCTCGGCTTACATCCCAACGAACGTAATCTCGATCACAGACGGTCAAATCTTCCTTCAGTCGGACCTCTTCTTCTCAGGGGTACGTCCAGCGATCAACGCCGGTCTCTCGGTATCGCGTGTTGGTGGTTCGGCTCAAGTGAAAGCGATGAAGAAAGTTGCGGGTACGCTCCGTCTTGACCTCGCGTCATACCGTGAGCTCGAAGCGTTCGCCCAGTTCGGGTCGGACCTCGACAAAGCGACACAAGCGAAGCTCAACCGTGGACAACGGACTGTTGAAGTCTTGAAACAAGACTTGAACGCACCGCTTTCGGTCGACAAGCAAGTCATCATCATCTACGCTCTCACGAAAGGTCATCTCGATGACGTCCCAGTCGAAGACATCCGTCGTTTCGAAAAAGAAATGAACGCATGGCTCGACCAAAACCGTGCGGACCTCTGCCGTGAAATCCGTCAAACAGGAAACCTTCCTGCTGACGAGGCGATGGTCGATGCACTTACGGAATTCAAAAAGACGTTCTCGCCATCGGTTTAA